GGAGTAGGTGGGCGACGCGGGGTCCACATCCACCGTCGCCAGATAGTCGGGCGCCTGGATGCCGGTGCCACCATAGAGCGCCACGGTGTACAACACCGTTTCGCGCTCAGCCTGCATCGCCTCTTGCGGCGAGGCATAGCCCGGCCCGCAGCAGGAGTCCGTTTCATGAGTTCCTTGTTGTGCGTAAGACATATTTGCTCCCTTTCTTCTCTTTATTTATGAGGAGGCAAAACGTGCATACAAGACTTACCTTCCCATGTCTTGCAAGAGGAGCGCCATCTCTTGCCCAAAAGGGCAAGACGAGCAGCGCCCACCATATTGCTCTTCCAAAAACCGATGAGGCGGAGTACAATGCTTGCACCCTCCTGCC
This genomic window from Ktedonobacterales bacterium contains:
- a CDS encoding selenium-binding protein SBP56-related protein is translated as MSYAQQGTHETDSCCGPGYASPQEAMQAERETVLYTVALYGGTGIQAPDYLATVDVDPASPTYS